A DNA window from Mycobacterium sp. IDR2000157661 contains the following coding sequences:
- a CDS encoding alpha/beta hydrolase has product MVREYLRTVPDGQVDVTLPVTIDGLSYIDPDDPAMPMYRVIANNRQPVALRDLMIAPVRSGYIGDGRQPDPSLVPPTGAEAVPDVAVDQVYLPVRDGVARCQLYRPADVPDGTLPVILYLHGGGFTVGSSEDCDFLARKLAFTNRALVVSANYRSAPEFAFPVPLDDAYDVYRWIVEHGDEIDADVSRLAVAGDSAGSNLAAAIPLRARDEGVRIPDAVVMLGAFADFQFERWPSFLDLAPRGIVYDMPFAGFIRGAYVSATPWDHPWVSPIEGDLTGYPLAVVVAGTHDPIVDSAKAFAQRIRAAGGETVDYFPAGMPHGFYFFPGVHPEEAVAYDLVAKALAAPFGR; this is encoded by the coding sequence ATGGTCCGCGAATATCTGCGCACAGTTCCCGACGGCCAGGTCGACGTCACGTTGCCGGTGACCATCGACGGGCTGAGCTATATCGATCCTGATGATCCGGCGATGCCGATGTATCGCGTGATCGCCAACAACCGGCAACCTGTTGCATTGCGCGACTTGATGATTGCGCCGGTGCGTTCCGGCTACATCGGTGACGGGCGGCAACCGGACCCCTCGCTGGTGCCGCCGACCGGCGCCGAGGCGGTGCCCGACGTCGCAGTCGACCAGGTCTACCTGCCGGTGCGCGACGGGGTGGCGCGGTGCCAGCTCTACCGGCCCGCCGACGTCCCGGACGGGACGCTGCCTGTGATCCTCTATCTCCACGGCGGCGGCTTCACCGTCGGGTCGTCCGAAGACTGCGACTTTCTGGCCCGAAAGCTCGCTTTCACCAACCGCGCGTTGGTGGTGTCGGCCAACTACCGGTCGGCACCCGAGTTCGCTTTCCCGGTTCCGCTCGACGACGCCTACGACGTGTACCGCTGGATTGTCGAGCATGGCGACGAGATCGATGCGGACGTATCGCGACTCGCCGTCGCCGGCGACTCGGCGGGATCGAACCTGGCGGCGGCGATCCCGCTGCGGGCGCGTGACGAGGGCGTACGGATACCCGACGCGGTGGTGATGCTCGGTGCGTTCGCCGACTTCCAGTTCGAGCGATGGCCGTCGTTTCTGGATCTGGCTCCTCGCGGCATCGTCTACGACATGCCGTTCGCGGGCTTCATCCGCGGCGCTTACGTCAGCGCGACGCCGTGGGACCACCCTTGGGTCAGTCCGATCGAGGGCGACCTGACCGGCTACCCGTTGGCCGTGGTGGTCGCCGGCACCCACGACCCGATCGTCGATTCGGCGAAGGCCTTCGCGCAGCGCATCAGAGCCGCCGGCGGGGAGACCGTCGACTACTTCCCGGCCGGAATGCCGCACGGCTTCTACTTCTTCCCGGGCGTGCATCCCGAGGAGGCGGTCGCCTACGACCTGGTCGC
- a CDS encoding ABC transporter ATP-binding protein: MMTSSADEFSRDRSQPAIDIRGLRVVRGNRVALDDITVQIAQGTTTGLLGPSGCGKTTLMRSVVGTQIISEGTVTVLGRPAGSADLRHRVGYVTQDPTVYDDLRVIDNVRYFAALYGTDAQAADEAVNAVGLDDHRTALCHNLSGGQRTRISLACALVSRPDLLVLDEPTVGLDPVLRVDLWERFHELARRGTTLLVSSHVMDEADHCGDLLLMREGRLLTHTTPSKLREDTGCQSLEEAFLSVIRHSTAAGRSPAG, translated from the coding sequence ATGATGACTTCATCGGCAGATGAATTCTCGCGCGACCGGAGTCAACCGGCCATCGACATCCGCGGTCTGCGGGTGGTGCGGGGCAACCGCGTCGCCCTCGACGACATCACGGTGCAGATCGCCCAGGGCACGACCACCGGCCTGCTGGGACCCTCCGGGTGCGGCAAGACGACGCTGATGCGCAGTGTCGTCGGCACCCAGATCATCAGCGAGGGAACCGTGACCGTGCTCGGTAGACCCGCGGGGTCGGCCGACCTGCGGCACCGCGTGGGCTACGTGACCCAGGACCCGACCGTCTACGACGACCTGCGCGTCATCGACAACGTGCGCTATTTCGCGGCGTTGTACGGCACGGACGCTCAAGCCGCCGATGAGGCGGTCAACGCGGTCGGCCTCGACGACCACCGAACGGCACTGTGCCACAACCTCTCCGGTGGTCAGCGCACCCGTATTTCACTGGCCTGCGCGTTGGTGTCGCGCCCGGATTTGTTGGTGCTCGACGAACCCACCGTCGGACTGGACCCGGTGCTGCGCGTGGATCTCTGGGAACGTTTCCATGAGCTCGCCCGCCGAGGCACGACGCTGCTCGTCTCCAGCCACGTCATGGACGAGGCCGACCACTGCGGGGACCTGTTGCTCATGCGCGAGGGTCGCCTGCTCACCCATACCACGCCGAGCAAGTTACGAGAGGACACGGGATGTCAGTCGCTAGAGGAAGCGTTTCTGTCCGTCATCCGGCACAGCACCGCAGCCGGAAGAAGCCCAGCCGGCTGA